A genomic window from Paenibacillus sp. FSL K6-0276 includes:
- the rplB gene encoding 50S ribosomal protein L2, producing the protein MPIKKYKPTSPARRHMSVSTFEEITTNQPEKSLLSPLFKHAGRNNQGKITVRHHGGGHKRKYRIIDFKRTKDGIPGSVATIEYDPNRTSNIALIHYADGEKRYIIAPKGLKVGDKVESGPTADIKIGNSLALENIPVGTVIHNIELKPGKGGQLVRAAGTEAQLLGKEEKYCSVRLSSGEVRKILSVCRATIGSVGNEDHELIKIGKAGRSRWLGRRPEVRGVVMNPNDHPHGGGEGRAPIGRKSPMSPWGKPTLGYKTRKKNKASDKYIVRRRTK; encoded by the coding sequence GTGCCAATCAAAAAGTACAAACCGACCTCTCCGGCAAGACGCCATATGTCTGTGTCTACGTTTGAAGAAATCACAACAAACCAGCCAGAGAAATCGTTGCTCTCTCCGCTATTCAAACATGCGGGACGCAACAACCAAGGTAAAATTACGGTTCGTCACCACGGCGGCGGTCACAAACGTAAATACCGTATTATCGACTTCAAGCGGACTAAAGACGGCATACCAGGTAGCGTTGCTACAATCGAGTATGACCCGAACCGCACATCTAATATTGCTTTGATCCACTATGCTGATGGAGAGAAACGTTATATCATCGCTCCTAAAGGCCTTAAAGTTGGGGATAAAGTAGAGTCAGGCCCAACAGCCGACATCAAAATTGGTAACAGTCTTGCGCTGGAGAACATCCCAGTGGGTACAGTTATCCACAACATTGAGTTGAAACCAGGTAAAGGCGGACAATTGGTTCGTGCAGCTGGTACAGAAGCTCAATTGCTTGGTAAAGAAGAAAAGTACTGTTCCGTTCGTTTGTCATCCGGTGAGGTTCGCAAGATCCTTAGCGTATGTCGTGCAACTATCGGTTCCGTAGGTAACGAAGATCATGAATTGATCAAAATCGGTAAAGCTGGACGTAGTCGCTGGCTGGGCCGTCGCCCTGAAGTACGCGGTGTAGTAATGAACCCGAACGATCACCCACACGGTGGTGGTGAAGGCCGCGCTCCAATCGGACGTAAATCGCCTATGTCTCCATGGGGTAAACCAACCCTTGGTTACAAAACG
- the rplW gene encoding 50S ribosomal protein L23 gives MKDPRDIIKRPVITERTSDYMSEMKYAFEVDIRANKTEIKKAVEAIFKVKVTNVNTMRVPGKLKRYGKYSGYTPEWKKAIVKLSPDSKPLEFFEAVE, from the coding sequence ATGAAAGATCCTCGTGATATTATCAAACGTCCGGTGATTACGGAACGTACTTCCGACTACATGAGCGAAATGAAATACGCTTTTGAAGTGGATATCCGTGCTAACAAAACCGAAATCAAAAAAGCTGTCGAGGCTATTTTCAAAGTAAAAGTAACTAATGTGAACACAATGCGCGTACCTGGTAAACTGAAACGTTATGGTAAATATTCTGGTTACACTCCAGAGTGGAAAAAAGCCATCGTTAAGCTTAGCCCGGACAGCAAACCGCTCGAATTCTTTGAAGCGGTAGAATAA
- the rplD gene encoding 50S ribosomal protein L4 yields the protein MPKVTLFNISGNEVGEVELSDTVFGIEPNEHVLHEAALMQRASLRRGTHKVKGRSEVRGGGRKPWKQKGTGRARQGSIRSPQWKGGGVVFGPTPRSYSWKLPKKVRRLAIKSALSSKVLENDIIVLDSLTMNAPKTKEFAAILNNLKVDRKALIVATSYDDNVALSARNIPGVKFVAADGINVLDVLTYDKLIITKEAVLKVEEVFA from the coding sequence ATGCCAAAAGTAACACTTTTTAATATTAGTGGCAACGAAGTTGGTGAAGTAGAACTTAGCGACACAGTATTCGGTATTGAACCGAATGAGCACGTTCTACACGAAGCTGCGCTTATGCAAAGAGCTTCCCTACGTCGTGGTACACACAAAGTAAAAGGACGTTCTGAAGTTCGTGGCGGTGGACGTAAACCTTGGAAACAAAAAGGTACAGGTCGCGCTCGTCAAGGCTCCATTCGTTCACCACAATGGAAAGGCGGCGGCGTTGTCTTCGGACCAACACCACGTAGCTATTCCTGGAAACTGCCTAAGAAGGTTCGTCGTTTGGCGATCAAATCCGCTTTGTCCTCGAAAGTACTCGAGAATGACATTATCGTATTGGATAGCTTGACAATGAATGCTCCGAAGACGAAAGAATTCGCAGCAATCTTGAACAATCTGAAAGTAGATCGTAAAGCGTTGATCGTAGCTACTAGCTATGATGATAACGTAGCACTTTCCGCTCGTAACATCCCTGGGGTGAAATTCGTAGCGGCTGACGGCATTAATGTTCTTGACGTACTAACGTACGACAAACTGATCATCACTAAAGAAGCAGTTCTGAAGGTAGAGGAGGTGTTCGCGTAA
- the rplC gene encoding 50S ribosomal protein L3 has product MKGILGKKLGMTQVFTPEGNVIPVTVIEAGPCVVLQKKDLNIDGYEAVQLGFSDKKESRSNKPEQGHAKKANATPKRYVREIRGVDLGSLEVGQELKADIFAEGEFVDVTGTSKGKGFQGNIKRWGQSRGPMAHGSRYHRRPGSMGSIQANRVPKGKRLPGHMGHTTITVQKLEIIKVDVERNVLLVKGAIPGPKNSFVKVKQTVKK; this is encoded by the coding sequence TTGAAAGGTATCTTAGGAAAAAAACTCGGTATGACTCAAGTGTTTACTCCAGAAGGTAACGTAATTCCAGTTACTGTTATCGAAGCAGGACCTTGTGTAGTACTGCAAAAGAAAGACCTGAATATCGACGGATATGAAGCAGTGCAATTGGGCTTTTCTGATAAAAAAGAAAGTCGCTCCAATAAGCCTGAACAGGGTCACGCCAAAAAGGCAAATGCAACACCTAAGCGCTACGTTCGCGAAATTCGCGGTGTTGATCTCGGGTCTCTCGAGGTTGGACAAGAGCTGAAGGCTGATATCTTTGCTGAGGGCGAATTTGTTGACGTAACTGGTACATCTAAAGGTAAAGGTTTCCAAGGTAACATCAAACGTTGGGGACAAAGCCGCGGACCAATGGCACACGGATCGCGTTACCACAGAAGACCGGGTTCCATGGGTTCTATCCAAGCTAACCGTGTTCCTAAGGGCAAACGTCTTCCAGGACATATGGGTCACACGACTATCACGGTTCAAAAGCTTGAAATTATCAAGGTTGATGTTGAACGTAACGTATTGCTGGTTAAAGGCGCTATCCCAGGTCCTAAAAACAGCTTCGTGAAAGTTAAACAAACCGTTAAGAAATAA
- the rpsJ gene encoding 30S ribosomal protein S10, translated as MAKQKIRIRLKAYDHRILDQSAEKIVETAKRSGAGVSGPIPLPTEKQIITILRAVHKYKDSREQFEQRTHKRLIDIVNPTPQTVDALMRLDLPSGVDIEIKL; from the coding sequence ATGGCAAAGCAAAAAATTCGTATTCGCTTGAAAGCATACGACCACAGAATTCTTGATCAATCCGCAGAGAAAATCGTTGAAACTGCAAAACGTTCGGGTGCTGGTGTATCTGGACCGATTCCGTTGCCAACTGAGAAACAAATCATTACTATTCTCCGTGCGGTACACAAGTACAAGGATTCCCGTGAACAGTTTGAACAACGGACTCACAAACGTTTGATCGATATTGTGAACCCAACACCACAAACTGTGGATGCCTTGATGCGCTTGGATCTACCGTCCGGTGTAGATATCGAAATCAAATTGTAA
- a CDS encoding globin-coupled sensor protein: MDFKSAEESFHTLEGHGELNEQMRMIDLTESDLNLLRRVKSIVEQHIDYITDQFYNSVLGVNKLEAIILEHSSIERLKKTLREHIIEIFDGKVDDEYIAKRLKIANIHKSVGLEPKWYLSAFQNLQNVFINVIYNETHDDNARLQVVQTVTKLLNLEQQLVLEEYEKENVREKEQQYLLVKNELKQKIAEFSSELIDFSIDTNAAVKQLVASSNEVNRTFQRTAASAVDSQGLATDGHEHLDNLTGQINLIYRSTSEMEHSVIELSNSSKQIQKIVNSVKDIADQTKILSLNATIEAARAGEHGRGFSVVAQEVIRLAEDTKNTVIQIVELTNKSGNLTQLVVEEIRKVQELTKSGKHQSVETSLLFSDIVEAMRSSTQEIVVVEEEIRTLIQTIEGIGTATAQTAESAEFFKSATENL, translated from the coding sequence ATGGACTTTAAATCAGCTGAGGAATCATTTCATACTCTTGAGGGTCATGGTGAACTTAATGAGCAAATGAGAATGATTGATCTGACTGAATCAGATTTGAACTTATTACGTAGGGTGAAGTCTATCGTTGAACAGCATATAGACTATATCACAGATCAATTTTACAATTCGGTATTAGGTGTGAATAAACTTGAAGCCATTATCTTGGAGCATAGTAGTATAGAAAGGTTAAAAAAAACACTCCGTGAGCATATCATTGAAATATTTGATGGCAAGGTTGATGATGAATACATAGCTAAGCGTCTTAAGATTGCTAATATTCATAAAAGTGTAGGACTTGAGCCCAAGTGGTACTTATCCGCTTTTCAGAATCTTCAGAACGTATTTATAAACGTTATTTATAATGAAACACACGATGACAATGCGCGCCTTCAAGTCGTTCAGACGGTGACTAAGTTGCTTAACCTTGAGCAACAACTCGTCCTAGAGGAATACGAGAAGGAGAACGTTAGAGAGAAGGAACAACAGTACTTACTGGTTAAAAATGAATTAAAGCAGAAAATTGCAGAATTCAGCAGTGAGCTAATAGATTTTAGCATCGATACTAATGCTGCTGTGAAGCAGCTAGTGGCTAGTAGCAATGAAGTGAATAGAACATTCCAACGTACAGCTGCATCCGCTGTAGACTCACAGGGATTGGCTACAGATGGACATGAGCACTTGGACAACTTGACAGGGCAAATTAATCTTATTTATCGAAGTACTAGCGAGATGGAACACTCAGTTATCGAATTAAGTAACTCCTCTAAACAAATTCAGAAAATAGTAAACTCAGTTAAAGATATTGCAGATCAAACTAAGATTCTCTCTCTTAATGCGACGATAGAAGCCGCTAGAGCCGGAGAACACGGTAGAGGCTTTAGTGTTGTTGCCCAAGAAGTCATTCGGTTGGCAGAGGATACAAAGAATACTGTAATTCAGATCGTAGAACTAACTAATAAATCGGGGAATCTTACACAGTTGGTCGTTGAAGAGATTCGTAAGGTACAAGAGTTAACCAAGAGTGGGAAGCATCAATCCGTTGAGACTAGTCTTTTGTTCTCTGATATTGTAGAGGCGATGAGAAGTAGCACACAGGAGATTGTTGTAGTAGAAGAAGAAATAAGAACATTGATCCAAACTATAGAGGGAATTGGTACAGCAACAGCTCAGACAGCGGAGTCAGCGGAGTTTTTTAAGTCTGCTACTGAGAATCTTTAA
- the tuf gene encoding elongation factor Tu, producing MAKAKFERNKPHVNIGTIGHVDHGKTTLTAAITTVLSKTYGGAAIAFDQIDKAPEERERGITISTSHVEYETPNRHYAHVDCPGHADYVKNMITGAAQMDGAILVVSAADGPMPQTREHILLSRQVGVPYIVVFLNKCDMVEDEELLELVEMEVRDLLSEYDFPGDDTPIIRGSAREALQNPDGDYAKKIIEMFETIDEYIPLPERQTDKPFLMPVEDVFSITGRGTVATGRVERGTVKVGEEIEIVGIHEDTKKSVVTGVEMFRKLLDSAQAGDNIGALLRGVDRNMIERGQVLAKPNSVKPHTEFTAQIYVLTKEEGGRHKPFFTGYRPQFYFRTTDVTGIINLPEGTEMVMPGDNITVTVSLISPIAIEEGTKFSIREGGRTVGAGSVASIQK from the coding sequence ATGGCAAAGGCAAAGTTTGAACGTAACAAACCGCACGTTAACATCGGTACTATTGGTCACGTCGACCATGGTAAAACGACTCTGACTGCTGCAATCACTACTGTATTGTCCAAAACTTACGGTGGCGCAGCTATCGCATTCGATCAAATCGACAAAGCTCCTGAAGAGCGCGAACGTGGTATCACAATCTCTACTTCCCACGTTGAATATGAAACTCCTAACCGTCACTACGCTCACGTAGACTGCCCTGGTCACGCCGACTATGTTAAAAACATGATCACTGGCGCAGCGCAAATGGACGGAGCTATCCTGGTTGTATCCGCAGCTGATGGCCCTATGCCACAAACTCGCGAGCACATCCTGTTGTCCCGTCAAGTAGGCGTTCCTTACATCGTTGTCTTCTTGAACAAATGCGACATGGTTGAAGACGAAGAGTTGTTGGAATTGGTTGAAATGGAAGTTCGTGACTTGCTGAGCGAGTATGACTTCCCAGGCGACGATACTCCAATCATCCGTGGTTCTGCTCGTGAAGCTCTGCAAAACCCTGATGGCGATTATGCTAAAAAAATCATCGAGATGTTTGAAACAATCGATGAGTATATTCCACTTCCTGAGCGTCAAACTGACAAACCTTTCTTGATGCCTGTCGAAGATGTATTCTCCATCACTGGCCGCGGTACTGTGGCAACTGGTCGCGTAGAACGCGGAACAGTTAAAGTCGGAGAAGAAATCGAAATCGTTGGTATTCACGAAGATACTAAGAAATCCGTAGTTACGGGCGTAGAAATGTTCCGTAAATTGCTGGATTCCGCTCAAGCGGGCGACAACATCGGAGCTTTGCTTCGTGGTGTAGACCGTAACATGATCGAGCGTGGTCAAGTATTGGCTAAGCCGAACTCTGTTAAACCACACACTGAGTTCACTGCTCAAATCTACGTTTTGACTAAAGAAGAAGGCGGACGTCACAAACCATTCTTCACTGGTTACCGTCCACAGTTCTACTTCCGTACAACTGACGTAACTGGCATCATCAACTTGCCAGAAGGTACTGAAATGGTTATGCCTGGTGACAACATCACTGTAACTGTTTCCTTGATCTCCCCTATCGCTATTGAAGAAGGTACTAAATTCTCCATTCGCGAAGGTGGCCGTACAGTTGGAGCAGGTAGCGTAGCTTCTATCCAAAAATAA
- the fusA gene encoding elongation factor G, with protein MAREFSLKNTRNIGIMAHIDAGKTTTTERILFYTGRTHKIGEVHEGAATMDWMEQEQERGITITSAATTAAWKGHRINIIDTPGHVDFTVEVERSLRVLDGAVGVFSAKEGVEPQSETVWRQADRYNVPRIAYVNKMDIIGADFLNVIETMRDRLQANAVAIQLPIGAESDFTGIIDLVEQKAHMFRDDLGQNIEVTDIPEEYLAKVEELRLELIEKVAELDEDLTMKYLEGEEITVPEIKAALRKGVVEVKLFPVIVGSSYRNKGIQLMLDAVVDYLPSPLDVPAITGHLDDGTEAIRHSSDEEPFAALAFKIMTDPYVGKLTFFRVYSGVLESGSYVVNATKNKRERIGRILQMHANSRQEISIVYSGDIAAAVGLKDTSTGDTLCDEKHPVILESMNFPDPVIEIAVEPKTKADQDKLGVALGKLTEEDPTLRAHTDEETGQTILAGMGELHLDIIIDRMRREFKVETNVGKPQVAYRETFKAPARVEGKFVRQSGGRGQYGHVWVEFEPLEPGTGSKFESKVVGGSVPREYIAPALAGIEEQMKNGVLAGFPLVDVKATIVDGSYHDVDSNEMAFKIAGSMALKAAKDKCKPVLLEPIMKVEVTVPEEYMGDVMGMLNSRRGRIEGMDSRGGAQIIRAKVPLSEMFGYSTTLRSGTQGRGVFSMELSHYEEVPKSIAEEIAAKNKGGE; from the coding sequence ATGGCTAGAGAGTTCTCCTTAAAAAATACACGTAACATCGGGATCATGGCGCATATTGATGCTGGTAAAACAACTACCACAGAGCGGATTCTTTTTTATACAGGCCGTACGCACAAAATCGGTGAAGTTCACGAGGGTGCTGCTACAATGGACTGGATGGAGCAAGAACAAGAGCGCGGAATCACGATTACGTCCGCTGCTACGACTGCTGCGTGGAAAGGCCACCGAATCAATATCATTGATACCCCAGGACACGTTGACTTCACTGTTGAAGTTGAACGTTCCCTGCGTGTATTGGATGGGGCAGTTGGTGTATTTAGTGCAAAAGAGGGCGTTGAGCCTCAGTCTGAAACCGTATGGAGACAGGCTGACCGCTATAACGTTCCACGGATTGCATATGTAAACAAAATGGACATTATCGGTGCGGATTTCCTTAACGTAATCGAAACTATGCGTGATCGTCTTCAAGCCAATGCAGTTGCTATTCAATTGCCAATCGGTGCAGAGAGTGATTTCACTGGTATTATCGACCTAGTTGAGCAAAAAGCACACATGTTCAGAGATGATCTGGGCCAAAACATCGAAGTAACGGATATTCCGGAAGAATATTTGGCCAAAGTTGAGGAGCTGCGTCTCGAGTTGATCGAGAAAGTTGCTGAACTTGATGAAGATCTGACTATGAAATACCTGGAAGGCGAAGAAATTACAGTTCCGGAAATTAAAGCTGCACTACGCAAAGGCGTAGTTGAAGTTAAATTGTTCCCTGTAATTGTTGGATCCTCCTACCGTAACAAAGGAATTCAGCTTATGCTGGATGCTGTTGTTGATTACTTGCCATCTCCTCTTGACGTTCCAGCTATCACTGGACATCTTGATGATGGAACTGAAGCGATTCGTCATTCTTCGGATGAAGAACCGTTTGCAGCTTTGGCATTTAAAATCATGACTGACCCTTATGTAGGTAAACTTACGTTCTTCCGTGTATACTCTGGTGTTCTAGAGTCCGGATCTTACGTAGTTAATGCTACTAAGAACAAGCGTGAACGTATTGGTCGTATCCTTCAAATGCACGCAAACAGCCGTCAAGAGATCTCCATCGTGTATTCTGGTGACATCGCTGCAGCTGTTGGTTTGAAAGACACCAGTACAGGTGATACATTGTGTGATGAGAAGCATCCAGTAATTCTGGAATCAATGAACTTCCCTGATCCAGTTATCGAAATCGCTGTTGAACCAAAAACAAAAGCTGACCAAGATAAATTGGGCGTTGCTCTCGGAAAGTTGACTGAAGAGGATCCAACTCTTCGTGCTCATACTGATGAAGAAACAGGCCAAACTATCCTGGCTGGTATGGGTGAACTTCACTTGGACATCATCATCGACCGTATGCGTCGTGAATTCAAAGTAGAAACCAATGTGGGTAAACCACAGGTTGCTTACCGCGAAACGTTCAAGGCACCTGCTCGCGTCGAAGGTAAATTTGTACGCCAATCTGGTGGTCGTGGTCAATATGGTCACGTATGGGTTGAATTTGAACCCCTCGAGCCAGGTACTGGTAGCAAATTCGAAAGTAAAGTAGTGGGTGGCTCGGTTCCTAGAGAGTACATCGCTCCTGCACTTGCGGGTATCGAAGAACAAATGAAAAACGGCGTACTTGCAGGCTTCCCGCTTGTAGACGTTAAAGCTACCATCGTTGATGGTTCTTACCATGATGTCGATTCCAACGAAATGGCATTTAAAATTGCCGGTTCGATGGCACTTAAAGCAGCTAAAGACAAGTGTAAACCTGTCCTGCTTGAGCCAATCATGAAAGTAGAAGTAACTGTTCCTGAGGAATACATGGGTGATGTTATGGGTATGCTGAACTCCCGCCGTGGCCGTATCGAAGGTATGGATTCCCGTGGTGGAGCGCAAATTATCCGTGCTAAGGTGCCTCTTTCCGAAATGTTCGGATACTCTACAACTCTTCGTTCTGGTACTCAAGGACGTGGCGTATTCTCAATGGAGCTTTCTCACTATGAAGAAGTTCCTAAATCCATTGCGGAAGAGATCGCTGCTAAGAACAAAGGCGGAGAATAA
- the rpsG gene encoding 30S ribosomal protein S7: MPRKGPVTKRDVLPDPLYNSKLVTRLINRIMLGGKRGVAQSILYNSFKLIEERTGKDPMEVFEAAIKNIMPVLEVKARRVGGANYQVPIEVKPERRTALGLRWLVNYSRNRGEKTMEERLAAEIIDASNNTGASVKKREDTHKMAEANKAFAHYRW; the protein is encoded by the coding sequence ATGCCACGCAAAGGTCCAGTTACTAAGAGAGACGTATTGCCAGATCCGTTGTATAATAGCAAGTTGGTTACTCGTTTGATTAACCGCATTATGCTGGGTGGTAAAAGAGGTGTCGCTCAAAGCATTCTGTACAATTCATTCAAATTGATTGAAGAACGTACGGGTAAAGATCCGATGGAAGTTTTCGAAGCTGCCATCAAGAATATCATGCCGGTTTTGGAAGTCAAAGCTCGTCGTGTCGGTGGTGCTAACTATCAAGTACCTATCGAGGTTAAACCAGAGAGACGTACTGCTCTGGGATTACGTTGGCTCGTAAACTACTCTCGCAACCGCGGTGAGAAGACGATGGAAGAGCGTTTGGCGGCTGAGATCATCGACGCTTCCAACAACACAGGCGCTTCTGTTAAGAAACGTGAAGATACGCACAAAATGGCTGAAGCAAACAAAGCGTTCGCTCACTACCGTTGGTAG
- the rpsL gene encoding 30S ribosomal protein S12, with translation MPTINQLVRKGRQAKIEKSKSPALQKGYNALKREATNLSAPQKRGVCTRVGTMTPRKPNSALRKYARVRLTNRLEVTAYIPGIGHNLQEHSVVLLRGGKVKDLAGVRYHIVRGALDTAGVANRMQARSKYGAKRPKAKK, from the coding sequence ATGCCAACAATTAACCAATTGGTTCGTAAAGGCCGTCAAGCCAAAATCGAAAAATCTAAATCTCCCGCTCTTCAAAAAGGGTATAACGCCCTCAAGCGTGAGGCTACAAATTTGAGCGCTCCGCAAAAACGCGGTGTATGCACTCGTGTTGGTACAATGACTCCACGTAAACCAAACTCAGCGCTTCGTAAATATGCCCGTGTTCGTTTGACGAACCGTCTCGAGGTAACAGCTTATATCCCGGGTATCGGACATAACTTACAAGAGCACAGTGTTGTATTACTTCGCGGAGGTAAAGTAAAGGACCTTGCAGGGGTTCGTTACCATATCGTTCGTGGTGCATTGGATACAGCAGGTGTAGCTAACCGGATGCAAGCTCGTTCTAAATACGGTGCTAAACGTCCTAAAGCTAAGAAATAA
- a CDS encoding ribosomal L7Ae/L30e/S12e/Gadd45 family protein yields the protein MTDDRGLQDAQVKIGTKQTVKAVELGQATEVYVAEDGDQRLTSRIVMLCNKQGVKITYVDTMLNLGKACGIEVGAAMAAVLKQ from the coding sequence ATGACTGATGATAGAGGACTACAGGATGCTCAGGTCAAGATCGGTACCAAACAAACCGTCAAGGCGGTAGAGTTGGGCCAAGCCACAGAAGTCTATGTGGCAGAGGACGGAGATCAAAGGCTTACTTCCAGGATAGTTATGCTTTGTAACAAACAAGGTGTTAAGATCACATATGTGGATACGATGCTGAATTTGGGCAAGGCCTGCGGAATAGAAGTTGGCGCTGCGATGGCAGCCGTCTTAAAACAATAG